The Candidatus Alcyoniella australis genomic interval GCTCGTCTCCAAAGGCCTGCACGGCCGTGGGATACCACTCGGTGGGAATCCGTCCGACGACTTGCCACTGCGCGATGTCGATCACGTCGATGCTGTTGAAGCCCGAGGCCGCCACCAGCAGCCGCTCGCCGTCGGGAGTAAGCACGATGTCCGTGGCGAACGCGCCGAACCCGGCCTGGTCCTCAGTGTACAGCGGCAGCGAGCGCGCGACCTCGAGGTTCGCCAGGTCGACCTGGAACACCTCGTCGGTGTCCGCGCAGGCCACGTAGGCATAACGCTGATCCGGGCCGAGCACCACGCCCTCAGGGTTCTTGCCGACCTCGATGTCGGCCAACAGCGTGCCGCCCTTGTCGAACACCGAGACGTTGCTCGTCCCCCAGTTGGTGCTGATCACTCGTCCCAGTTCCTCGGAAACCGCCACCGCGTATGGGTAGTAGCCGGTGTTCATCGAGGTGATCTCCAAGCCCGAGGCCAGGTTGATCACCGCGATGCGCTTGCCGAACGCCAGCGAGATGTAGAGCCGTCGCTCGTCGGCCGAGAGCAGCAGGCCCGCCGGATAGCCGAAGGCCTCGATCTCGCGGCTGAGCACCGGCTCACCGCCGATCAGGTCGAACTCGTAGACCTTCTCGCGCGACCCGCCTCCGGCCCAGAGCTTGGTGCCCGCGGCGTTGATCGCCAGGCCGTCGAAGTGGTTGCGCAGTTCGATCTCGTGGATCATCTTCATGGTCCGCGCGTCGATCGTGGCCAACGTGCGATCCTTGGCCGAGCCGACGTAGATCAGATCGCCGTCAGGGTGGACCGCCAGCGAGATCGGGAAGCGCCGCAAAGTCACGCGTTCCCCCACGGGAGAGATCGCGCGACCGCTGGGCAGGATCACCCGGCCATCGTCAGTGGGACCGGTCGGGGCGTAGGCGTCGTCCGAGGCGTCGGGCCGCGGCAAATCAAGATCGCCCTTGTCCTGATCCTGGCAGCCCGCGAACAACAGTGCGCAAACCAGAATCAACAGCACCGCGATTGCAAACAGCTTGTTGGTCATCTTACACATCCTAAAATACGTCCGGCGGATCGGGCAGGAACGGCTGGAGCACGTTCACCAGGGTTTGAAGAAAGTCACGGATTGTGTCCGGCTGCAGGTCCTCGAAAAACGCGGCCACGTCGATCTTGACCAAACCCAGCAACAGCGGCGGCACGTTGAAGTACTCGAGCAGCGGATTGAGCGAGGAGAGTCGGAACGAATTATCGCCATCGGAATTGATGTCCAGGTCCGTGCGGTCGAGCAGTGCCGCGCCCAGGTCGTAGAGCAAGGTCTCCAGGGCCAGCGCCAGGTCCATCTGCTCCGGGCTTAACTCGCCGATCCCCGGAATCACCAGCGGCTCGCCCTGGTCGTAGACGCCGTTGGCGTTGAGATCCGCGTAGCCCAGCACGTCGTCTTCCTGCGGGTCGACTTCGCCGCGAATCGCCTCGATCGTCTGTTTGTACTCGATCATGCCCAGGCCCAGTTGCAGCCGCGCCAGAGCCACGCGCTCCATGTAGTCCGGGTCGATCTGCAACGCGGTGGGGAACCCCGGATCGTTGAGCAGTCGGTCGAGGGCGTCGACGATCAGACTGATCAGCTCGAGGGTCTCCAGCTCGCCGAAGTCTACGTCGATCAGCGCGAAGACGATGCCCAGGTTGACCTCCAGGTCCAACGAGAGCAGCACTCCGCCCAGGCCGTCGAACAGGTTGCCGACCACCAGGCTCCCCGTACGTTCGGCCACGTCGAACTCAGTGCCGAGCTCCGCGACCTGCTCGTACATCAGCAGCACGGGCACGCCGTCGATCTGGAACCCCGGTTCGCCGTTCTGTTGCAGCCAGGCCGAGTGTTCGCGAATATCATCGCCGGCCGCGCTGAAGTAGCCCTCGGCCAGCAACTCGACGATCGGCCTGATCAAGTCGCGGCCCGGGTCGATATCCTCGACCTGGTAGCCGTCGTCCACATCCACCAGGAAAGTCGAGATCGCGGAGATGAACTCCCAGAGGTGCAGGCCCGAGGAGAGCATCACCCCCCAATGGCCGTCGGAGTTGTCGGGCTGCTCGTTCAGCGCACGCTTGAACGCTTCGCGCGCCCGCTGCGGCTCGCCGACCTGCAGCCAATAGCGCCCCTCTTCCAGCGGACCGGACCACTGCGAGTCGTCGTCATCGTCATCGTTGTCATCCTCAACATCGCAGGCGATAAACAACAGCAGGCAGATCGCCAAAAAAGCGATCAGCAACAGCATCGATTTGTTAAACATGCTTCACCTCAATCGGCGGTAAGACCCAAGAATGCACGATCTTCGTCAGAGCAATGTTAGACCAAAACCGACTGCGATGAAAATCGCGACTGCCGCCGACCCGGCGGACCCGGATTGCCGGACTTTATATCTTGGCAAATCATGGCGTCGGTCGTTAGAATTCGATCAAAGTCAGTGAAGGGGACGATTATGAGGCGAATGCTGGTGGCCCTTGCTCTAATCGCAGCGGCTGGATGTCTGTGTTGGGCAACCGACGGCGGCGACGTCGCGGCCCAACAGCCGCCGGTCGAAATTGCAATGGTGCTGATCGAGCCGGGGGGCTTCACCATGGGCAGCCCCGAGGCCGAGCAATGGCATGTGGTCGACGAGGTGCAGCACCAGGTTAAGATCAGCGCACCGTTCTACCTGGGCCGCTATGAGGTGACCCAAAGCCAGTGGAAAAAGGTGATGGGAACGAGCCCCAGCGAATTCATCGACTGCGGGCCGCAATGTCCGGCCGAGATGATCAGCTGGCCCATGGCGATCGAGTTCTGCAACAAGCTCTCGCAAATCGAGGGCCTGAGTCCTTGCTACAGCGGCGAAGGCAACGACGTGGTCTGGGACCGCGCATGCACCGGCTATCGCCTGCCGACCGAGGCCGAGTGGGAATACGCGGCGCGGGCCGGCAGCGGCTGCGCGTTCATTGTCGGCGACGAGACCACCGACCTGGCCAAGGTCGCCCATTACCGCTCGGCCGATC includes:
- a CDS encoding formylglycine-generating enzyme family protein — its product is MRRMLVALALIAAAGCLCWATDGGDVAAQQPPVEIAMVLIEPGGFTMGSPEAEQWHVVDEVQHQVKISAPFYLGRYEVTQSQWKKVMGTSPSEFIDCGPQCPAEMISWPMAIEFCNKLSQIEGLSPCYSGEGNDVVWDRACTGYRLPTEAEWEYAARAGSGCAFIVGDETTDLAKVAHYRSADRTPLAVGSKQPNAWGLYDMLGNVREWVWDWYAPYDKQTASDPAGPEKGKFRVNRGGCYFSYPQYCRCAVRGAYLPGDTHGYIGLRVARNAPSQAD